A window of Xiphophorus hellerii strain 12219 chromosome 19, Xiphophorus_hellerii-4.1, whole genome shotgun sequence contains these coding sequences:
- the mgst1.2 gene encoding microsomal glutathione S-transferase 1.2, whose amino-acid sequence MAAMDNEVFQAFVTHAAIVTLKMMLMGPVTSYFRYTRGSFSNEEDVARKSDDEKKKLLRSHPDVERAQRCHRNDLENIIPFFFIGLLYALSGPDLSSALIHFRVFTASRIFHSFAYILAFPQPSRGLSYMLGMLTTLSMAYNLLSKVFVP is encoded by the exons ATGGCCGCAATGGACAATGAGGTATTCCAGGCTTTCGTCACCCATGCTGCTATTGTCACGCTCAAGATGATGCTAATGGGTCCAGTGACCTCGTACTTCCGCTACACCAGAGGG TCCTTCTCTAACGAAGAAGATGTTGCCAGAAAGTCTGACGACGAAAAGAAGAAGTTGCTGAGGAGTCATCCAGATGTGGAGCGAGCTCAAAG GTGTCACCGCAACGACCTGGAGAACATCATTCCATTCTTCTTCATCGGTCTGCTTTACGCCCTGTCTGGACCCGACCTCTCCTCCGCTTTGATTCACTTCCGTGTATTCACAGCCTCTCGGATCTTCCACAGTTTTGCCTACATCCTGGCCTTTCCCCAGCCCAGCAGAGGGCTTTCCTACATGCTAGGAATGTTGACCACATTGTCCATGGCTTACAACCTGCTCAGTAAAGTTTTCGTCCCATAG